A genomic window from Nicotiana sylvestris chromosome 11, ASM39365v2, whole genome shotgun sequence includes:
- the LOC104227733 gene encoding conserved oligomeric Golgi complex subunit 4: MSSTAQRGEADDGNSTLSEMDSSSLKFGTPEALEQVRNLTDVGAMTRLLHECIAYQRALDLELDTILSHRTDLDKQLSGLQKSTQVLDIVKADADHLLSNVTSTSLLADQVSAKVRQLDLAQSRVNDTLLRIDAIVHRSNCLDGVHKALDSEDFESAANYVQTFLQLDAKYKDSAASDQRDQLLASKKQLEGIVRRRLAAAVDQRDHSTVLRFIRLYPPLGLEEEGLQVYVAYLKKVIAMRSRLEYEQLVEMMSDQQGSGQNQLNFVSCLTNLFKDIVLAIEENDETLRSLCGEDGIVYATCELQEECDSRGSTIIKKYMEYRKLAKVTSEINSYKSNLLSVGVEGPDPREIEVYLEEILSLTQLGEDYTGYMISKIRGLNSVDPELGPRATKTFRSGNFSKVVQDITGYYVILEGYFMVENVRKAIKIDELVFDSLTTSMVDDVFYVLQSCCRRSISTSNINSVIAVLSSAVSLLGGEFNEALQQKVREPNLGAKLFTGGVAVQKTGTEIATALNNMDVSSEYALKLRHEIEEQCAEVFPAPTDRERVKSCLSELNEMSNGFKKALNIGLEQLVATVTPRIRPVLDTVATISYELSESEYADNEVNDPWVQRLLHAVESNVAWLQPLMTANNYDSLVHLVIDFIVKRLEVIMMQKRFSQLGGLQLDRDVRALVSYFSNMTQRTVRDKFARLTQMATILNLEKVSEILDFWGENSGPMTWRLTPAEVRRVLSLRVDFKSEAIAALKL, from the exons ATGTCGTCGACGGCGCAGAGAGGAGAAGCCGACGATGGCAACAGCACCTTGTCTGAAATGGATTCATCTTCCTTGAAATTCGGGACACCGGAGGCGTTGGAGCAGGTGCGTAACCTCACCGACGTTGGAGCCATGACTCGTCTTCTCCACGAGTGCATTGCTTATCAGCGAGCCCTAGATCTAGAACTGGACACAATCCTCTCCCACCGCACTGATCTCGACAAGCAGCTCTCCGGCCTCCAAAAATCCACTCAAGTGCTCGACATTGTTAAAGCCGATGCCGATCACCTCTTATCCAACGTCACCTCCACTTCTCTCCTAGCCGATCAAGTGAGCGCCAAAGTCCGCCAGCTCGATCTTGCTCAATCGCGCGTCAACGACACTCTCCTTCGCATAGATGCCATTGTTCACCGCTCTAATTGCCTTGACGGCGTCCACAAGGCGCTTGATTCCGAGGACTTCGAATCTGCCGCCAATTACGTCCAGACCTTCCTCCAACTTGACGCTAAGTATAAGGATTCCGCTGCCTCCGACCAGAGAGACCAGCTCTTGGCCTCCAAGAAGCAGCTTGAAGGGATTGTTCGCCGCAGGTTGGCTGCTGCAGTGGATCAGCGGGATCATTCCACTGTTTTGCGGTTCATCAGGCTGTATCCGCCGCTGGGATTAGAGGAGGAGGGACTGCAAGTCTACGTGGCCTATTTGAAGAAGGTTATTGCCATGAGATCGCGCCTCGAGTACGAGCAATTGGTGGAAATGATGAGCGATCAACAGGGCTCAGGTCAGAACCAGCTTAATTTTGTGTCCTGTTTGACTAATTTATTCAAAGATATTGTCTTGGCTATTGAAGAGAATGATGAAACTTTAAGGAGCTTGTGTGGAGAGGATGGCATTGTTTATGCTACATGTGAACTTCAAGAAGAGTGTGATTCTCGCGGTTCCACTATTATAAAGAAGTACATGGAGTATAGGAAACTAGCTAAAGTGACTTCTGAGATTAATTCTTATAAGAGTAATTTGCTATCTGTTGGAGTTGAAGGACCGGACCCTCGAGAGATTGAAGTATATTTGGAAGAGATCTTGTCTTTGACTCAGTTGGGTGAGGATTACACTGGGTATATGATATCAAAGATTAGGGGCTTGAATTCTGTTGATCCCGAATTAGGTCCCCGTGCCACCAAGACTTTTAGGAGTGGCAATTTCAGTAAGGTTGTCCAAGATATAACTGGTTATTATGTGATCTTGGAGGGGTACTTCATGGTTGAGAATGTGAGGAAAGCTATAAAAATTGATGAACTCGTGTTTGATAGTCTCACAACTTCCATGGTCGACGATGTGTTCTATGTTCTGCAGAGTTGTTGTCGGAGGTCCATATCCACTTCGAATATCAACTCCGTGATTGCAGTGTTAAGTAGTGCTGTAAGTCTGTTGGGTGGTGAGTTCAATGAGGCTTTGCAGCAGAAGGTCAGAGAGCCTAATCTTGGAGCAAAGCTGTTCACTGGTGGCGTCGCTGTGCAAAAGACTGGTACGGAGATCGCCACGGCTTTGAATAATATGGATGTGAGCAGTGAGTATGCATTGAAACTACGGCATGAGATTGAAGAACAATGTGCTGAG GTGTTTCCTGCACCAACAGATAGAGAGAGGGTCAAATCCTGTTTATCTGAATTGAATGAGATGAGCAATGGTTTTAAGAAGGCCTTGAATATCGGCTTGGAACAACTAGTGGCTACTGTGACACCTCGAATCCGGCCAGTGTTGGATACTGTTGCAACAATCAGCTATGAGCTGTCAGAATCTGAATATGCTGACAACGAGGTAAATGACCCATGGGTTCAAAGGCTTCTCCATGCTGTAGAAAGCAATGTGGCTTGGCTTCAGCCATTAATGACTGCTAACAATTATGACTCGCTTGTGCATCTGGTCATTGACTTTATTGTTAAGCGGCTTGAGGTTATCATGATGCAAAAAAGATTCAGTCAACTTGGAGGTCTTCAACTTGACAGAGATGTTCGAGCTCTTGTCAGCTACTTCTCAAACATGACCCAGAGGACTGTTAGGGACAAATTTGCTCGTCTAACCCAAATGGCTACAATATTAAACTTGGAGAAGGTCTCTGAGATTCTGGATTTCTGGGGTGAAAACTCAGGACCCATGACCTGGAGACTTACTCCAGCTGAGGTTAGAAGAGTGTTGAGTTTGAGGGTTGACTTCAAGTCTGAAGCAATAGCGGCTCTTAAGTTGTAA